The following DNA comes from Brassica oleracea var. oleracea cultivar TO1000 chromosome C5, BOL, whole genome shotgun sequence.
GCCTCAGTGCTCTGCCTCAGCATTTTAGGGTATATACACAGACATAGAGTTGTTGAAATGAATCAATTTTTAACATTTTTTCTTTTGCCATTTTCAGGAAGACGGATTGCTACATACAACCTGTGGAAGTCCTAACTACGTTGCGCCTGAGGTTTTAGCTAACAGAGGCTACGAGGGTGCAGCATCTGATATATGGTCATGTGGTGTAGTCCTGTATGTGATTCTAACCGGATGTCTCCCTTTTGATGATAGAAACCTTGTAGTTCTTTACCAGAAGGTAAAGTCCGCCTCTTGATCTCTTATCTTCAGTTTAAAAAGATAATATTGATAATAATATTTCATCTTTCATCAGATATGCAAAGGAGACCCACCGATACCACGTTGGTTATCACCTGGTGCAAGAACCATGATCAAGAAAATGCTAGATCCAAATCCAGTCACCAGGATCACGGTCGCAGGTATTAAAGCCAGCGAATGGTTCAAGCACGAGTACATTCCTTCAGTTCCAGATGATGATGATGACGAAGAAGACATTGACACAGACGACGATGCTTTCTCAGTCCAAGAAGTCGTAAGAATCTAACGGCCTCTCTTTTTTTTTTTAATCGCAATTGCATTTTTGTACAATGTGTCCCTAATGCGCTCTGAACTGTGTAGGGATCGGAAGATGGAAAGGGCAGTGATTCACCGACTATCATCAACGCGTTTCAGTTGATCGGAATGTCTTCCTTCCTTGACCTGTCTGGTTTCTTTGAACAAGAGGTATAGATTCATCTGCTCTGTTTCAAATGTGTTTACCTCTGCTTGATACACTATTTATACTAAAACAAAGTTTTATTTTCCAATTCTCAGAATGTATCAGAGAGGAGAATAAGATTTACTTCAAATAGCTCAGCAAAAGATTTACTGGAGAAAATCGAAAACTCAGTTACAGAAATGGGATTCAGTGTACAAAAGAAAAATGCAAAGGTGAGTCTTCACTATTATGTGTTCTTCCTCTTTCTTTGCTAGTTGAATTTGTAGAGTTTAAAAAAATTTAAACTGTTTTATTTTTTGTTTTCTTTTGTTTTACAGTTGAAAGTAAAGCAAGAAGAACATAACCAGAAGGGTCAAGTTGGTTTATCAGTAACAGCTGAGGTATGTTACATTATAATATTTCACTATCTTTAGCCTATTTAGTGATTACATTGAACTAAGCAAAAAAAAAAAAAAAATTGTATGAATAAACAGGTTTTCGAGATAAAGCCGTCACTGAACGTGGTTGAGTTAAGAAAATCTTATGGCGATTCATCTTTGTATAGACAGGTATGCTACTAACTATATTGTGATTTCTGTGTGTTAAGTACTATAAAAATTGAAGTTAATATTTGGGTTTGGTGCAGTTGTACGAGAGACTATTAAAAGAAGTAGGCACTTCCTCGCCGGAACAAGAGCTAGTAACATAGAATGTGTTGGTGCTTTCGGCTAAAGATTATGTATAGTCGAATAAGTATGGTACACCAACGATGTTAATAATTTTTCATTTATGTAAATAGACAAAGAGCTCAGATTTGTATAATTAGTGCGAAAATTTGCATTAATATATAGAAAAAAGTTGGCTAAAGTCGCCTCTTAAGTTGGCTAAAGCCAAATCCCAAGAAAATTTCTTCATTTTTGGTAAACAGATAAATTATTTACAAAGGCTTTTATTTGGGCAGTTGAAATTTGAGTGTAATGCAACGACGAAACTCTAAACAATCTTGTTGTAATTGCAAAGACAATATCCTATTGCCATATAACGCTGCTTGGTCTCATGATCCCTTCATAAGTTGCTTCTTAACACTTCTAGTTTTGGAGTTGATAAGCGAGACTCTCGCTTTATAATTCTCAAAATTGCTTAATAATGAAAAAAATGGACGCACTAGAGCGAAGGTATCCAACGATCAAGAGATAAACACCAACACCGGCAACACCCAAACATAGAGTTAAGATTAAACCAAAACGTTCAACACCGATAAATCCTTCCCTAAAAGATGTTAGGATGCTGCTGCTTCAATTGAGAATGGTTAGTTATTATTATAGAAAGTTCAAATTGGTAATGCAGAGAAGAAGAGAGAAGCCGTAAAAGGTGACATGTACACAAAACAAAATAAAATACAAGACCAGTTTTTCATTCATTAATCAAAGAACATTCACTATAAAAAAGAAAGAAAGACAAAAACATGGAAAATGCAAGAAACTACGTGGGGCTGTATATAACCGCTAATGCTATTTTTTCCTTTCGCGTCCTTCTGTCATTACTCTTCCCTGTTAGATTTGAACCAAGCGTGGAACATAACTGTAAATAAGTGGCCATCTATATTTTCCTACGGGTATTTTCACGAATTGATTGTTCTCTCCAACAATGTATACCATGTCCCTATTCCTATATTCCAGATCGCATAACACGGCAGCTTTCTTCTCCTCGTCGACAAAGAAAATTGTGTCATTTAAAAAACGGTCAAGAGGAATACTCAGTTTAAAAAAAATTAAACTGTTTTATTTTTTGTTTTGTTTTACAGTTGAAAGTAAAGCAAGAAGAGCATAACCAGAAGGGTCAAGTTGTTTTTTTTTTTAACAGAAATTTGGGAAAAGAGAACAAAACAACTACTACTTTGTCCCCTTAGAATTAAAACCAAAATCTTTGTCCCTATAGTATAAACAATAATGCTAATCTCATTTTGTCCTTTCTATTAAATTTGAAATACATATATTAAAAAAAGTCATGTAACTTACTCAGAAAGTAACTAAGAAGTAAAAAAAAAACAGATACAAAGTAAAAAATCATAACATGTTGTCGACTCCAACTTTGCTTTCTCTCTAGCGAAGAGGCGGCTATTAGGTTTCGTTATCAACACCATCTTCTCCGGCCGTCTTAGTTCGTCGGAGACCTTGAACTCATCGTCACATCTCTCCTTCGTCCTCTTTCTTTCTTCTCTCCTCTCTAAACACGACAGAGTAGGATTACTTTGCAATCTTCGCCGGCTACAATTGAAGTTGTTCAAGCTCGGGAGTAGCTTCTTGACGCTGATAAAGGACGATTAGCTTCACGTTGTTCTTCTCTTCCTCTTACTTCATCTCGCTTCCAAAATCGTTGAGGTTAGGGTTTCGAAGTCCCCTTTATGTTTTCTTGATGTGTTGATCTTAATTTCTTTATTTGCATGCACTAGGAAAAGATTTAAGTTGTTCTACATACGAAGAGATTGACGTTGTTCGATTTTCATCTCGGTTTCTCTTTCCCTAAAATTGAAGGTAAGGTTTTGAGATCCCCTTTTCGATTTTTTATTTTTTTTTTTATTTTGTTGATGTTCATATCTTAGTAAAAGTTTGAATGGAGTAGAAATCAAATTGATTCAAGTTTATTGTTTGAAATTTATTTTTTGTTGACATTTTAAGATTGAATGGAGTAGAAATCAAATCGATTATGCATTATGTTTGTGAGGGGGTTTGGTTATACTTGAATGTTTTATAGTTTATCAAAGATGAGATGGAGTTATATGTTCCTTATGTACTAGGAAGAGATTGAATTGTTTAAAAACAAATTAATTCATGTTGATGGTTTTCATTGTAGTTTGCGGTTGAGTTGATTGTGAGTTACCTGGAAATATAAAATGTTTACTAGTTTGATTGCGAGTTATAGTTTGATTTCCTTAAGGCATTACTAACGAGTTGAAGTTATTGCTTTTATGTTTTATAGGAATGACATACGAGTTTCCACAACGCATACTTGAAGAAGGATTTGAGACGCAAATTGATAAGATTAACAACACGTGTAGACGTACAATTCTGGAGGAAGTGAAGGGTGTTCTCAACATTGAGTATGACGAAGTTTTGAAAGATCCTGTCTTCGGTCCGCTTTTGGCAATCATAGAAAACAAGCTCATCTACTCAGGGAAGATCA
Coding sequences within:
- the LOC106343419 gene encoding CBL-interacting serine/threonine-protein kinase 1; this translates as MVREQAEEKEVRKGMRLGKYELGRTLGEGNFGKVKFAKDTVSGQPFAVKIIDKSRIADLNFSLQIKREIRTLKMLKHPNIVRLHEVLASKTKINMVMELVTGGELFDKIVSNGKLTETEGRKMFQQLIDGISYCHIKGVFHRDLKLENVLLDAKGHIKITDFGLSALPQHFREDGLLHTTCGSPNYVAPEVLANRGYEGAASDIWSCGVVLYVILTGCLPFDDRNLVVLYQKICKGDPPIPRWLSPGARTMIKKMLDPNPVTRITVAGIKASEWFKHEYIPSVPDDDDDEEDIDTDDDAFSVQEVGSEDGKGSDSPTIINAFQLIGMSSFLDLSGFFEQENVSERRIRFTSNSSAKDLLEKIENSVTEMGFSVQKKNAKLKVKQEEHNQKGQVGLSVTAEVFEIKPSLNVVELRKSYGDSSLYRQLYERLLKEVGTSSPEQELVT